The Montipora foliosa isolate CH-2021 chromosome 1, ASM3666993v2, whole genome shotgun sequence genome has a window encoding:
- the LOC137969658 gene encoding uncharacterized protein, with translation MDIRLSPLIYWPEREELWQSMPQCFQYSFGKKTTVIIDCFEVFIEKPTNLLARAQTFSSYKHHNTVKVLIGITPQGSISFVSKAWGGRTSDKFLTENCGLMNKLLPGDLVMADRGFTIHDIVAIKRAELAIPAFTKGKGQLSPVNVESTRGIANVRIHVERVIGLLRNKYTILQGTLSTDYLITSEQRQVPMIEF, from the coding sequence ATGGACATAAGGCTCTCACCTTTGATATACTGGCCAGAGAGGGAAGAGTTGTGGCAAAGTATGCCCCAGTGCTTCCAATATTCTTTTGGAAAGAAGACAACTGTAATTATAGACTGTTTTGAAGTCTTCATAGAAAAACCCACCAACCTTCTAGCAAGAGCACAAACTTTCAGCTCATACAAGCATCACAATACTGTTAAAGTATTAATTGGCATCACCCCTCAAGGAAGCATTTCTTTTGTGTCTAAGGCTTGGGGAGGACGAACATCTGACAAGTTTCTAACTGAAAATTGTGGACTAATGAACAAACTTTTGCCAGGAGATCTTGTTATGGCTGACCGAGGATTCACCATACATGACATTGTTGCCATAAAGAGAGCAGAGCTTGCAATACCAGCCTTTACTAAAGGGAAAGGCCAGCTCAGTCCTGTAAATGTTGAGAGTACACGTGGAATCGCAAATGTTAGGATACATGTGGAAAGAGTTATTGGGCTATTAAGAAACAAATACACAATCCTACAGGGAACTCTTAGCACAGACTATTTAATAACCAGTGAGCAACGTCAGGTACCAATGATAGAATTCTAA